In one window of Bacteriovorax sp. BAL6_X DNA:
- a CDS encoding YceI family protein: MKLLIIGFCILLSILAFAREIDTDKSFLKWHASKVGGQHWGHVKFLKGTIEHDDKGEPVKGKFTVQMNTIDVRDLEGEWKDKLQNHLRQSDFFEIEKYPTATMVTKSITKIAKNKYKVVADFKIKQVTRPLTFTMNYDGKNATGKVSFDRTKFGIKYRSTLLGTVADKVIHDKVDLEFNVQ; the protein is encoded by the coding sequence ATGAAATTATTAATTATCGGTTTTTGTATTTTACTTTCAATTCTTGCATTCGCTAGAGAGATTGATACCGATAAGAGTTTTCTAAAATGGCACGCAAGTAAAGTTGGTGGCCAACACTGGGGCCATGTCAAATTCTTAAAAGGAACAATTGAACACGATGATAAGGGTGAGCCTGTGAAAGGAAAATTCACTGTTCAGATGAATACTATTGATGTTCGTGATCTTGAAGGAGAGTGGAAGGATAAGTTACAAAACCATCTTCGTCAAAGTGACTTCTTTGAAATCGAAAAGTATCCAACAGCGACGATGGTAACGAAATCAATTACAAAAATTGCAAAAAATAAATATAAGGTTGTAGCAGACTTTAAGATAAAGCAAGTAACACGTCCTCTAACTTTTACTATGAATTACGATGGCAAGAATGCCACAGGAAAAGTTAGCTTCGATCGAACAAAATTTGGTATCAAGTATCGTTCAACTTTATTGGGCACTGTGGCAGATAAGGTTATTCACGACAAAGTTGATTTAGAATTTAATGTTCAATAA
- a CDS encoding RluA family pseudouridine synthase, translating into MKKFSVTAKAYSDTTAADLLAEKCAKAGIELSKIKIKNLMKQGACWTKSAKPERIRKAKYEIKRGQTIKLYVDPNIAEFDMSTVECLHETHHYGVYYKPAGLLCQGTKYGDEYTIIREIHKRTGREPFLIHRLDKETAGVMMIAYTKKAARAFSQQIKNHKIQKTYQAEVKGKPEKAKRLESVIDGKNAILEYEVKKYLEKTALVEVNLITGRKHQIRIQFTELGFPVMGDPRYGKGNVNDTGLALIASKLVFDDPWRSGNLVTIEVPQDKRLF; encoded by the coding sequence ATGAAAAAATTTAGTGTAACGGCAAAGGCCTATTCAGATACAACGGCAGCAGACCTACTTGCAGAAAAGTGTGCAAAAGCAGGAATAGAGCTATCAAAGATTAAAATCAAAAATCTTATGAAACAAGGTGCTTGTTGGACAAAGTCCGCTAAGCCAGAGCGAATTAGAAAGGCCAAATATGAAATCAAGCGCGGTCAAACTATCAAGCTCTACGTTGATCCAAATATTGCAGAATTTGACATGAGCACTGTTGAGTGTCTTCATGAAACTCACCACTATGGAGTTTACTACAAACCAGCAGGTCTTTTGTGCCAAGGTACGAAGTATGGTGATGAATACACAATCATAAGAGAAATTCACAAACGCACTGGACGTGAACCATTTCTCATCCACCGCCTTGATAAAGAAACGGCCGGTGTTATGATGATTGCTTATACTAAGAAAGCGGCACGTGCTTTTTCGCAACAGATAAAAAACCATAAAATTCAAAAAACATATCAAGCAGAAGTAAAAGGAAAGCCAGAGAAGGCCAAGCGTCTTGAAAGTGTAATCGATGGGAAGAACGCAATTTTAGAATACGAAGTTAAGAAGTATCTTGAAAAGACGGCCCTTGTCGAAGTCAACCTAATCACGGGGCGTAAGCACCAGATTAGAATTCAATTCACAGAGCTAGGTTTTCCAGTAATGGGTGATCCTCGTTATGGAAAAGGAAATGTGAACGATACAGGTCTTGCCCTTATCGCATCTAAACTTGTTTTTGATGATCCTTGGCGAAGTGGTAATCTTGTTACTATTGAAGTACCCCAAGATAAAAGGCTATTCTAA
- a CDS encoding radical SAM protein: protein MFYDFPIKYHEPVFRPPSEGRSLLIQQTIGCSNNKCTYCNMYRSKTYKERNSVEVIEDIKKAAAYYRRFEMRPSKVFLCDGDALGAPTEDLYRSLLAIREEFGDIRVGVYATAQNMLDKTAEELRYLKEAGLGIAYLGMESGCDKVLHMTVKGNSAQDMIDGSRRVMDAGMKLSIIAMLGLGGKKHTETHVRETARVLSEISPDYLSFLTTMAIEGTPYYRMVQRGLEMLTTKEILGEMHDILSGVQTSREILLRINHVSNMYPIGGSLPQDQATIIQQVKQWFDEAPEGTYPPKPSHM from the coding sequence ATGTTTTATGATTTCCCGATAAAATATCACGAACCTGTTTTTCGTCCTCCTTCTGAAGGGCGTTCTCTCCTTATACAACAAACCATTGGTTGCTCCAATAATAAATGTACATATTGCAATATGTATCGTTCTAAGACTTATAAAGAGAGAAACAGCGTTGAGGTTATCGAGGATATCAAGAAAGCGGCCGCTTATTATCGCCGCTTTGAAATGCGTCCCTCTAAAGTATTTTTATGTGATGGAGACGCGCTTGGTGCTCCAACCGAAGACCTTTATAGGAGTCTTTTGGCGATTCGTGAGGAGTTTGGAGATATTCGCGTGGGAGTCTACGCAACAGCTCAGAATATGCTAGATAAAACAGCAGAAGAGCTTCGCTACCTAAAAGAGGCAGGTCTTGGGATCGCATATCTTGGAATGGAATCAGGTTGTGACAAAGTTCTTCATATGACTGTTAAGGGAAATAGCGCCCAAGATATGATTGATGGCTCCAGAAGAGTGATGGATGCGGGGATGAAATTATCCATTATCGCCATGCTTGGACTAGGTGGTAAGAAGCATACTGAAACTCATGTAAGAGAGACGGCCCGAGTTCTATCTGAAATCTCACCGGATTATTTGTCATTTCTTACGACAATGGCGATTGAAGGGACTCCGTATTACCGAATGGTACAGCGTGGTCTTGAAATGCTGACTACGAAAGAGATTCTAGGGGAGATGCACGATATTTTATCTGGTGTTCAAACTTCTCGAGAAATTTTACTTAGGATTAATCACGTTTCGAATATGTACCCAATTGGAGGGAGCCTTCCTCAGGATCAGGCCACGATAATTCAACAGGTTAAGCAGTGGTTTGATGAAGCTCCTGAAGGAACATATCCACCAAAACCTTCACATATGTAG
- a CDS encoding DUF2489 domain-containing protein: MTQQQYNIAFIILSVLVFILSMGVGFFYIKLKQETKKRIAEHDKMEAREKERQAFVRDSLITIARAFVQKQCEASEACIRLRMLIDRVDFVENEEYPIIFSMYEEIKHFPTHQARKELSKQERFSQDKERFAIEDKHMDNLTIECNKLITNLMVN; the protein is encoded by the coding sequence ATGACTCAACAACAATATAATATTGCATTTATCATTTTATCAGTTTTAGTATTTATCCTTTCAATGGGAGTGGGCTTCTTCTATATCAAGCTTAAGCAAGAGACGAAAAAGCGTATCGCGGAACATGACAAGATGGAAGCAAGGGAAAAAGAAAGACAGGCCTTTGTTCGCGACAGCCTTATCACAATTGCACGTGCTTTTGTCCAAAAACAATGTGAAGCAAGTGAGGCTTGTATTCGCTTAAGAATGCTTATTGATCGTGTAGACTTTGTTGAGAATGAAGAATACCCAATTATCTTTTCGATGTATGAGGAAATTAAGCACTTCCCAACTCATCAGGCCCGTAAAGAGTTATCAAAGCAAGAGCGCTTCTCGCAAGATAAGGAGCGATTTGCAATTGAAGATAAACACATGGATAATTTAACTATTGAATGCAATAAGCTAATAACAAATCTAATGGTTAATTAA
- the lgt gene encoding prolipoprotein diacylglyceryl transferase, translated as MQYYVHNLNPIAIDFLGIKIAWYWLAYFFGYFWTLYLGKYLIKREELSVSFLHYLNYLFTGFFVMLAGGKLFYIFFYNFNYYAADLKRVLYFWQGGMSFHGALIGGALWTYYYARKHDLKFFVLTDIILTSVGPAIMFGRIANFINGELAGRVSDVPWAVIFPKLYDSNPRHPSQLYEAVLEGFVLFLILFTLKKNLKRPGLNSGLFLIIYGIGRFIVEFFRTPDPQIGLFFNLFSVGQFYCFAMILIGLAIIFLPSRLSHSRTA; from the coding sequence ATGCAATACTATGTCCACAATCTTAATCCAATTGCTATCGACTTTTTGGGGATCAAGATTGCGTGGTATTGGCTGGCCTACTTCTTTGGCTATTTCTGGACACTCTATTTAGGAAAATATCTCATTAAAAGAGAAGAGCTAAGTGTCTCTTTTCTCCATTATTTAAATTACCTTTTTACTGGCTTCTTTGTCATGCTTGCCGGTGGAAAACTCTTTTATATCTTCTTCTATAACTTTAATTACTATGCTGCGGATTTAAAGCGCGTTCTGTATTTTTGGCAGGGTGGAATGAGCTTTCACGGTGCCCTTATTGGAGGCGCTCTTTGGACTTATTATTATGCTAGAAAACATGATCTTAAGTTCTTTGTCTTAACGGATATTATTCTTACAAGTGTTGGGCCAGCTATCATGTTTGGCCGCATTGCTAATTTTATAAATGGTGAGCTCGCTGGAAGAGTTTCTGATGTGCCTTGGGCCGTTATCTTTCCAAAATTATATGATTCTAATCCTCGCCATCCTTCACAGCTCTATGAAGCCGTTTTAGAAGGATTCGTTTTATTTCTTATTTTATTTACTTTGAAAAAGAATTTAAAAAGACCAGGTTTAAACTCTGGCCTTTTTCTTATCATTTATGGAATTGGTCGCTTCATTGTTGAATTCTTTCGAACTCCTGATCCTCAAATTGGGCTTTTCTTTAACCTCTTTTCCGTGGGGCAATTCTACTGTTTTGCGATGATACTCATTGGGCTGGCCATTATTTTTTTGCCTTCTCGTTTATCGCATTCTCGTACTGCTTAA